One window of the Niallia circulans genome contains the following:
- the atpA gene encoding F0F1 ATP synthase subunit alpha yields the protein MSIKAEEISALIKKQIESYQSEVQVSEVGTVINIGDGIARVHGLDNCMAGELVEFSNGVMGLAQNLEESNVGIIILGPYTDIREGDEVRRTGRIMEVPVGDALIGRVVNPLGQPVDGLGAINTTKTRPIEYLAPGVMDRKSVSEPLQTGIKAIDALVPIGRGQRELIIGDRQTGKTSVAIDTILNQADQDMVCIYVAIGQKESTVRNAVETLRKNGALDYTIVVTASASQPAPLLYLAPYAGVAMGEEFMYNGKHVLIVYDDLTKQASAYRELSLLLRRPPGREAYPGDVFYLHSRLLERAAKLSDAKGGGSITALPFIETQAGDVSAYIPTNVISITDGQIFLQSDLFFSGVRPAINAGLSVSRVGGSAQIKAMKKVAGTLRLDLASFRELESFAQFGSDLDKATQDKLNRGARTVEVLKQDLNKPLKVEKQVAILYALTRGHLDDIPVVDIKRFEEEFLNWLDHNHTNVVEHIVKTKDLPSDDDMNAAINDFKKTFVASE from the coding sequence ATGAGCATCAAAGCGGAAGAAATCAGTGCTCTTATAAAAAAGCAAATTGAAAGTTACCAATCGGAAGTTCAAGTAAGTGAAGTTGGTACTGTAATTAATATTGGTGATGGTATTGCTCGTGTACATGGCCTAGATAACTGTATGGCTGGAGAGCTTGTTGAATTTTCTAATGGAGTAATGGGCTTAGCTCAAAACCTAGAAGAAAGCAATGTCGGTATCATTATTCTTGGACCTTATACAGATATTCGTGAAGGTGATGAAGTTCGTCGTACCGGAAGAATCATGGAAGTCCCAGTAGGAGATGCGCTGATTGGACGCGTAGTAAACCCTCTTGGTCAACCAGTTGATGGACTAGGTGCAATTAACACTACCAAGACTCGTCCAATTGAGTATTTAGCACCTGGTGTAATGGATCGTAAATCAGTAAGTGAGCCACTTCAAACAGGAATTAAGGCCATTGATGCACTAGTGCCGATCGGTCGTGGACAACGTGAGTTAATCATTGGTGACCGTCAAACAGGTAAAACATCTGTAGCGATCGATACGATTCTAAACCAAGCAGACCAAGATATGGTTTGTATTTATGTTGCGATTGGACAAAAGGAATCAACAGTACGTAACGCTGTAGAAACATTACGTAAAAATGGTGCATTAGATTACACAATCGTTGTAACAGCATCTGCTTCTCAACCAGCACCACTTCTATACTTAGCTCCATATGCTGGTGTAGCAATGGGTGAAGAGTTTATGTATAACGGTAAACACGTTTTAATCGTATATGATGATTTAACAAAACAAGCATCTGCTTATCGTGAACTGTCCCTATTACTTCGTCGTCCTCCAGGTCGTGAAGCATATCCAGGGGATGTATTCTACTTGCATTCACGTCTACTTGAGCGTGCCGCTAAATTGAGTGATGCAAAAGGTGGAGGGTCAATTACGGCTCTACCATTTATTGAAACACAGGCAGGAGATGTTTCTGCTTATATTCCAACAAACGTAATTTCGATTACAGATGGACAAATTTTCTTACAATCTGATCTATTTTTCTCCGGCGTACGTCCAGCGATTAATGCAGGTTTATCTGTTTCTCGTGTTGGTGGTTCTGCCCAAATCAAAGCAATGAAAAAGGTTGCTGGAACATTACGTCTTGACCTTGCATCATTCCGTGAGCTAGAGTCATTCGCTCAATTTGGATCTGATTTAGATAAAGCGACACAAGATAAATTAAATCGTGGTGCTCGTACAGTAGAAGTATTGAAACAAGATCTTAATAAGCCATTAAAAGTTGAAAAACAAGTTGCAATTCTATATGCACTTACACGTGGTCATTTAGATGATATTCCTGTAGTGGATATTAAACGTTTCGAAGAAGAATTCTTAAATTGGTTAGATCATAATCATACAAATGTGGTAGAACATATTGTTAAAACTAAGGATCTTCCATCTGATGATGATATGAACGCAGCAATTAACGACTTCAAAAAAACGTTTGTAGCTTCTGAATAA
- the atpE gene encoding F0F1 ATP synthase subunit C, which produces MGSLAAAIAIGLAALGAGLGNGLIVSRTVEGIARQPEARGMLQSTMFIGVAFVEAIPIMAVVIAFMVL; this is translated from the coding sequence ATGGGTTCATTAGCAGCAGCAATTGCAATTGGTTTAGCAGCACTAGGTGCAGGTTTAGGTAACGGATTAATCGTTTCTCGTACAGTAGAAGGGATTGCTCGTCAGCCAGAAGCAAGAGGTATGCTTCAATCAACAATGTTCATCGGGGTTGCATTCGTAGAGGCGATTCCTATCATGGCGGTTGTTATCGCATTTATGGTTCTTTAA
- the atpD gene encoding F0F1 ATP synthase subunit beta → MSTGRVLQVMGPVVDVKFDGGSLPDLNNALRIVQGPNSSSNIELTLEVALHLGDNTVRAIAMSSTDGVTRGAEVLDTGKSISVPVGDVTLGRVFNVLGETIDLDSEIPASARRDSIHREAPKFEQLSTQVEILETGIKVVDLLAPYIKGGKIGLFGGAGVGKTVLIQELINNIAQEHGGISVFAGVGERTREGNDLYHEMTDSGVIKKTAMVFGQMNEPPGARMRVALTGLTMAEYFRDEQGQDVLFFIDNIFRFTQAGSEVSALLGRMPSAVGYQPTLATEMGKLQERITSTNVGSVTSIQAIYVPADDYTDPAPATTFAHLDATTNLERKLTEMGIYPAVDPLASTSRALSPEIVGEEHYNVARNVQSTLQRYRELQDIISILGMDELSDEDKLVVHRARRIQFFLSQNFHVAEQFTGQKGSYVPVKETVKGFKDILDGKYDHLPEDAFRLVGRIEEAIEKAKSMGVEV, encoded by the coding sequence ATGAGCACAGGACGAGTTCTTCAAGTTATGGGACCAGTTGTTGACGTGAAGTTCGATGGAGGAAGTCTACCTGACCTTAACAACGCATTACGCATTGTTCAAGGTCCAAATAGTTCTTCTAACATAGAATTAACCCTTGAAGTGGCCCTTCATTTAGGTGATAACACAGTTCGGGCTATTGCAATGTCTTCTACAGATGGCGTTACAAGAGGCGCAGAGGTATTAGATACTGGAAAATCTATTTCCGTACCTGTTGGGGATGTAACACTAGGTCGTGTATTTAATGTATTAGGAGAAACAATCGATTTAGATTCAGAAATTCCAGCAAGTGCAAGACGTGATTCTATTCACAGAGAAGCTCCTAAGTTTGAGCAATTATCAACCCAAGTAGAAATTTTAGAAACTGGTATTAAAGTGGTAGACTTATTAGCGCCGTATATTAAAGGTGGGAAAATTGGTCTATTTGGTGGAGCCGGTGTAGGTAAAACAGTTTTAATTCAGGAATTAATCAACAATATCGCGCAAGAACATGGTGGTATTTCTGTTTTTGCTGGTGTTGGGGAACGTACTCGTGAAGGAAATGACCTTTATCATGAAATGACGGATTCAGGCGTTATTAAGAAAACAGCGATGGTATTCGGACAAATGAATGAGCCGCCAGGTGCTCGTATGCGTGTTGCCTTAACAGGATTAACGATGGCTGAATATTTCCGTGATGAACAAGGACAAGATGTTCTTTTCTTCATCGATAATATTTTCCGCTTTACTCAAGCTGGTTCTGAGGTTTCCGCGTTGCTTGGCCGTATGCCATCAGCGGTTGGTTACCAGCCAACATTAGCAACTGAAATGGGTAAATTACAAGAACGTATCACATCAACAAATGTAGGTTCTGTAACTTCTATCCAAGCAATCTATGTACCAGCGGATGACTACACAGATCCAGCTCCAGCTACAACGTTTGCTCACTTGGATGCAACAACAAACCTTGAGCGTAAATTAACAGAGATGGGTATTTACCCAGCGGTAGATCCACTTGCTTCTACTTCTCGTGCCCTTTCTCCTGAAATAGTTGGGGAAGAACATTACAATGTAGCGAGAAATGTGCAATCTACACTACAGCGTTATAGAGAGCTTCAAGATATCATCAGTATCTTAGGAATGGATGAGCTAAGCGATGAAGATAAATTAGTTGTTCACCGTGCAAGAAGAATTCAATTCTTCTTATCTCAAAACTTCCACGTTGCAGAACAATTTACAGGTCAAAAAGGTTCTTACGTACCTGTAAAAGAAACGGTAAAAGGATTTAAAGATATTCTTGATGGTAAATATGATCACCTTCCAGAAGATGCATTCCGTTTAGTTGGTCGTATTGAAGAAGCAATCGAAAAAGCTAAATCTATGGGTGTAGAAGTATAA
- a CDS encoding DUF1146 family protein, with product MVEAFGQQALLSILIHIVFIALSWWALQSLNFEKFLRKNRVFQARVLYVLLAIIMGSVVSNFLLDYLVWSQQLPLILK from the coding sequence ATGGTAGAAGCTTTTGGACAACAGGCATTACTGAGTATTTTGATACATATCGTTTTTATCGCTCTTTCGTGGTGGGCATTACAGTCACTAAATTTTGAGAAATTCCTTCGTAAAAACAGAGTTTTTCAAGCACGAGTATTATATGTATTATTAGCCATTATAATGGGATCGGTTGTCAGTAATTTTTTACTCGACTATTTAGTTTGGTCTCAACAATTACCATTAATATTGAAGTAA
- the murA gene encoding UDP-N-acetylglucosamine 1-carboxyvinyltransferase, producing MDKIIVRGGKRLNGTVKVEGAKNAVLPVIAATLLASDGKSIIKSVPTLSDVYTINEVLRYLNAEVHFENGEVTVDASSDLSVEAPFEYVRKMRASVLVMGSLLARNGHARVALPGGCAIGSRPIDQHLKGFEAMGAKVQVGNGFIEASVDGRLKGAKIYLDFPSVGATENIMMAASLAEGTTIIENVAKEPEIVDLANFLNKMGATVRGAGTGTIRIEGVEVLHGTEHTIIPDRIEAGTFLIAAAITNGNVLVQGAVPEHLSSLIAKMEEMGVVFKEEEDGIRVISAENLKAVDIKTMPHPGFPTDMQSQMMALLLRAKGTSMITETVFENRFMHVEEFRRMNGDVKIEGRSVVMNGPTNLQGAEVAATDLRAAAALILSGLVADGITRVTELKHLDRGYVNFHEKLAALGADIERITEESELTLTASYVADLNA from the coding sequence TTGGATAAAATCATCGTCCGCGGCGGAAAAAGGTTGAATGGAACGGTTAAAGTAGAAGGCGCAAAAAATGCCGTTTTGCCTGTGATCGCCGCTACATTATTAGCAAGTGATGGAAAAAGTATAATTAAATCAGTTCCGACTCTTTCAGATGTATATACGATTAATGAAGTATTGCGATATTTAAATGCAGAAGTACATTTTGAAAACGGAGAAGTAACTGTAGATGCATCAAGCGATTTAAGCGTAGAAGCGCCATTTGAGTACGTAAGAAAAATGCGCGCATCTGTTTTAGTAATGGGTTCTTTGTTAGCAAGAAATGGTCATGCAAGAGTAGCATTACCTGGTGGTTGTGCAATTGGATCAAGACCAATTGATCAACATCTAAAAGGTTTCGAAGCAATGGGAGCAAAGGTTCAGGTTGGTAATGGATTTATCGAAGCTTCCGTAGATGGACGTTTAAAAGGTGCGAAAATCTATCTTGATTTCCCAAGTGTTGGTGCTACGGAAAATATCATGATGGCTGCTTCTTTAGCAGAAGGTACGACTATTATTGAAAACGTGGCAAAAGAACCGGAAATTGTTGACTTAGCAAACTTTCTAAATAAAATGGGCGCAACAGTAAGAGGGGCAGGTACAGGAACTATTCGTATTGAAGGTGTAGAAGTGCTGCATGGTACAGAACATACGATTATTCCGGATAGAATTGAAGCAGGCACATTCTTAATTGCTGCTGCTATTACGAATGGAAATGTCCTTGTACAGGGTGCTGTTCCAGAACATTTATCATCCTTGATTGCCAAAATGGAAGAAATGGGTGTTGTTTTCAAAGAAGAAGAAGACGGTATCCGTGTGATTAGTGCAGAAAATTTAAAAGCTGTAGATATCAAAACAATGCCTCATCCAGGATTTCCAACAGATATGCAATCTCAAATGATGGCATTACTTCTTCGTGCAAAGGGAACTAGCATGATTACAGAAACTGTTTTTGAAAACCGTTTTATGCATGTAGAAGAATTTAGACGTATGAATGGCGACGTGAAAATTGAAGGTCGTTCTGTTGTTATGAATGGACCAACTAATCTTCAAGGCGCAGAAGTAGCTGCTACTGATTTACGTGCTGCAGCTGCCTTAATATTGTCTGGACTTGTTGCAGACGGTATTACACGCGTTACAGAGCTTAAGCATTTAGATCGTGGCTATGTTAATTTCCACGAAAAATTAGCTGCATTAGGCGCTGATATTGAAAGAATTACTGAAGAAAGCGAATTAACGTTAACAGCAAGCTATGTTGCAGATTTAAATGCATAA
- a CDS encoding ATP synthase subunit I, with protein MEQLFEIYMRVKKYLYFFLSFCAFAWALTPYQSVFLGLFVGTSASVFNLTLLVRRAKVFDKAIEEQGKVYGLGTISRMATAVIVCLIAVEYPQKVHLISVVIGLMTAYIVIMADYLVRYFILHKNGEKRGE; from the coding sequence TTGGAACAATTGTTTGAGATTTATATGAGGGTTAAGAAATACCTTTATTTCTTTTTATCATTTTGTGCATTTGCTTGGGCGCTCACCCCCTATCAATCTGTTTTTCTTGGTCTATTCGTCGGGACAAGTGCCAGTGTATTCAATCTCACCTTACTGGTTAGAAGAGCAAAGGTCTTTGATAAAGCCATTGAAGAACAAGGAAAGGTTTATGGCTTAGGAACCATTTCCCGAATGGCTACAGCAGTAATAGTTTGCTTAATTGCCGTAGAATATCCACAAAAAGTTCACTTAATAAGTGTTGTAATTGGATTGATGACAGCTTATATTGTCATTATGGCAGATTATTTAGTGCGTTATTTTATTTTACATAAGAATGGTGAGAAAAGAGGTGAGTAA
- a CDS encoding F0F1 ATP synthase subunit delta, which translates to MMDTGVAKRYALALFQIAKENGQIDQLDEEVRVVRSLVTSSPDIHTFLQSSNIALEKKKEMVKVAFASASEYIQNLLMLLIDRHREEMITSICDQFIALVNEAKGIADAKVYSIKPLTMDEKRAISATFAAKVGKISLNIENIIDSNLLGGIKVRIGNQIYDGSLQGKLNRLQRQLLG; encoded by the coding sequence ATGATGGATACAGGTGTTGCAAAGCGTTATGCTTTAGCCCTTTTCCAAATCGCCAAAGAAAACGGACAGATCGATCAGCTAGATGAAGAAGTACGAGTAGTAAGATCATTAGTCACTTCTTCACCTGATATTCATACATTTCTACAATCTTCTAATATTGCATTAGAAAAGAAAAAAGAAATGGTGAAAGTGGCATTTGCTTCTGCGAGTGAGTATATACAAAACCTTTTAATGCTATTGATTGATCGTCATCGTGAAGAGATGATTACTAGTATATGTGATCAATTTATTGCACTAGTTAATGAAGCAAAAGGGATTGCAGATGCAAAAGTATATTCCATCAAACCGTTAACTATGGATGAGAAAAGAGCTATTTCAGCTACATTCGCTGCAAAAGTGGGGAAAATATCGCTAAATATTGAAAATATCATTGATTCTAACCTATTAGGCGGAATTAAGGTGAGAATCGGTAATCAAATATATGATGGTAGTCTTCAAGGGAAGCTGAACCGTCTACAACGACAATTATTAGGATAG
- a CDS encoding F0F1 ATP synthase subunit epsilon, which yields MKTIKVNVVTPDGPVHESDVEMVIAKAESGELGILAGHIPMVAPLKIGAVHLKNGSDSEYIAVNGGILEVRPDQVTVLAQSAELAEEIDYDRALRAKERAEQRLHAQKSEHVDFRRAELALQRAMNRISIVEKKY from the coding sequence ATGAAGACGATTAAAGTCAATGTAGTAACTCCTGATGGCCCGGTGCATGAATCAGATGTAGAAATGGTGATCGCAAAAGCAGAAAGTGGAGAACTTGGAATTTTAGCAGGCCATATTCCAATGGTTGCTCCACTTAAAATAGGAGCTGTTCATTTGAAAAATGGTTCAGATTCTGAATATATAGCGGTGAATGGTGGAATATTAGAAGTTCGCCCAGATCAGGTGACAGTACTTGCTCAATCTGCCGAATTAGCGGAAGAAATTGATTATGATCGTGCCTTACGTGCTAAGGAGCGCGCTGAACAAAGATTACATGCTCAAAAATCAGAACATGTGGACTTTAGACGTGCAGAACTTGCTCTTCAACGTGCAATGAATCGTATATCCATTGTTGAGAAAAAATACTAA
- a CDS encoding YwmB family TATA-box binding protein, whose amino-acid sequence MKINKTLIIITILIGLACLTIGNNITIARTKSDLITINEILQKQENVTINEWSLHARERLENVTSIEDAKAYQSELKTVFPNGDWVETKNHQSWQAKMVLKSSGQTEESIILTTSLTTDNVQSYIMYEVRGKKLADKEMKRLDMEINKKISDIFRGKPTIFSCIKGEFSDKMNETLPYKVNHLLDAFQAKKVEALEEDDFISTSAYTPLFEERIDNSEKEMNVQIGLRTQDMGGKTTFVVGTPIITIEY is encoded by the coding sequence ATGAAAATAAATAAAACGTTAATTATAATAACAATATTAATTGGTTTGGCTTGTCTTACAATTGGGAATAACATCACTATCGCGAGAACGAAGTCTGACTTAATAACTATAAATGAAATTTTACAAAAACAAGAAAATGTAACGATTAATGAATGGTCTCTGCATGCAAGAGAAAGACTGGAAAATGTTACAAGCATTGAAGATGCAAAAGCATATCAGTCGGAGTTAAAAACAGTTTTCCCAAATGGTGATTGGGTGGAAACGAAAAATCATCAGAGCTGGCAAGCAAAGATGGTCTTGAAATCCAGTGGCCAAACAGAAGAAAGTATAATCTTAACCACTTCTTTAACAACTGATAACGTCCAATCATATATTATGTATGAGGTGAGAGGAAAGAAGTTAGCGGACAAAGAAATGAAAAGGTTAGATATGGAAATTAATAAAAAAATTTCTGACATATTTCGAGGAAAACCAACAATTTTCTCTTGTATTAAAGGCGAATTCAGTGATAAGATGAATGAGACTTTGCCTTATAAAGTTAACCATTTGCTAGATGCATTTCAGGCAAAAAAAGTAGAGGCGTTGGAAGAGGATGATTTTATATCCACCTCCGCATATACGCCGTTATTTGAAGAACGAATTGATAATAGCGAAAAGGAAATGAATGTACAAATAGGACTAAGAACACAAGATATGGGAGGAAAAACTACCTTCGTAGTTGGCACACCCATCATAACGATTGAATATTAA
- the atpG gene encoding ATP synthase F1 subunit gamma, translating into MASLRDIKARIDSTKKTSQITKAMQMVYSAKMNRAVINVKAFIPYMSKMEEVTHSVALGSSGVSHPMLQTRPVKKTGYLVITSERGLAGAYNSNVLRKLNQTIKERHQSKDEYAIIVIGRIGRDFLLKQGHNVILDVVGIPDLPDFLDIRDVTSKAVGMYDDGTFDELYVYYSHYVSAIQQDVIEKKVLPLTEMDASNKTLTSYEFEPSAEEILDVLLPQYAESLLYGALLDSKASEHSARMTAMKNSTDNAKELIDNLSLQYNRARQAAITQEITEIVGGAAALE; encoded by the coding sequence TTGGCATCTTTACGTGATATAAAAGCTCGTATTGACTCAACAAAAAAGACTAGCCAAATTACGAAAGCCATGCAGATGGTGTATTCGGCGAAAATGAATAGAGCGGTTATTAATGTAAAAGCATTTATTCCGTATATGTCTAAAATGGAAGAAGTGACACATTCTGTGGCTCTAGGCAGCTCAGGTGTTAGCCATCCAATGCTTCAAACACGCCCTGTTAAAAAAACAGGATATCTGGTTATTACTTCTGAACGTGGATTAGCAGGAGCATACAACAGTAACGTACTAAGAAAGCTAAATCAAACAATTAAAGAACGTCATCAATCAAAAGATGAATATGCCATAATTGTTATTGGTAGAATCGGTCGAGACTTTCTATTAAAGCAAGGACATAATGTCATTTTGGATGTAGTGGGAATTCCTGATTTACCAGATTTCCTAGATATTAGAGATGTAACAAGCAAAGCAGTAGGTATGTATGATGATGGTACTTTTGATGAACTTTATGTTTACTATAGTCATTATGTAAGTGCTATTCAGCAGGATGTGATAGAGAAGAAGGTTCTTCCGTTAACGGAAATGGATGCTTCTAATAAGACATTAACATCCTATGAATTTGAGCCATCAGCAGAAGAAATTCTCGATGTTCTATTACCACAGTATGCAGAAAGTCTACTTTATGGTGCTCTGCTTGATAGTAAAGCTAGTGAGCATTCTGCACGTATGACAGCGATGAAGAATTCTACTGATAATGCGAAAGAATTAATAGACAATTTAAGTTTACAGTATAACCGTGCAAGACAAGCCGCGATTACACAAGAGATTACGGAAATCGTTGGTGGAGCTGCAGCGTTAGAATAA
- the spoIID gene encoding stage II sporulation protein D, whose translation MIKIKPFIVLGVILFVITLLVPTILVLPSIQDKKEEVKSHIPPAEKPEPAIEVAVYRENKQEVEKLDLEEYVVGVVASEMPAKFEKEALKAQALTARTYIVKRMMNQEKTNLPEGALVGDTINYQVYNNRDELKKIWENDGLDWKKNMAKIEEAVAATKGQILTYEGTPIDATFFSTSNGYTENSDDVWANSISYLQSVKSPWDVNSPKFKGEVTIPVKDLEKSLGVTLTADREVLEDVKYTKGKRIASAKINGKKISGTDIREKLKLKSTDFTMERKGNTVYITTKGYGHGVGMSQYGANGMAANGKNYKEIVKYYYKGVDVTASDDMLAKYTAQK comes from the coding sequence ATGATTAAAATCAAACCTTTCATCGTACTAGGAGTCATTCTGTTTGTTATTACTTTACTTGTTCCTACCATCCTTGTTCTCCCCTCTATTCAGGATAAAAAGGAAGAGGTAAAGAGTCATATACCACCTGCAGAAAAGCCAGAGCCTGCTATTGAAGTAGCTGTATATCGTGAAAATAAACAAGAAGTAGAGAAATTAGACTTAGAAGAATATGTAGTTGGAGTTGTTGCATCAGAAATGCCAGCGAAATTTGAAAAAGAAGCATTAAAAGCACAAGCCTTAACAGCTAGAACATATATTGTAAAAAGAATGATGAATCAAGAGAAAACAAATCTGCCAGAGGGAGCTTTAGTTGGCGATACAATTAACTATCAAGTGTATAATAATCGCGATGAATTAAAGAAAATTTGGGAAAACGATGGGTTGGACTGGAAAAAGAATATGGCTAAGATAGAAGAGGCTGTAGCGGCTACAAAGGGGCAAATTTTAACGTATGAGGGTACTCCTATTGATGCCACCTTTTTTTCTACAAGCAACGGATACACGGAAAATTCAGATGATGTCTGGGCTAATTCGATCTCTTATTTACAAAGTGTGAAAAGCCCCTGGGATGTCAATTCGCCGAAATTTAAAGGGGAAGTGACCATACCAGTAAAGGACTTGGAGAAGAGCTTAGGCGTTACGCTGACAGCCGATAGGGAAGTATTAGAAGACGTTAAATATACAAAAGGAAAACGGATTGCAAGTGCCAAGATTAATGGAAAAAAAATATCAGGAACAGACATTAGAGAAAAGTTAAAATTAAAATCAACGGACTTTACAATGGAACGAAAGGGAAATACCGTTTATATTACTACAAAAGGATACGGTCACGGTGTCGGCATGAGCCAATATGGGGCAAACGGAATGGCCGCAAATGGGAAAAACTACAAGGAAATCGTAAAATACTATTATAAAGGGGTAGATGTAACAGCATCTGATGATATGCTAGCGAAATATACAGCCCAGAAATAA
- the atpB gene encoding F0F1 ATP synthase subunit A: MHHEAPIHEHFGLYFNYSNVLMIVVSSLIVFLIAFFLTRNLQMKPTGRQNLMEWIMDFVRNIIKNNMDWKDGGRFHVLGITLLMYIFISNMLGLPFAITVDHQLWWKSPTADPGVTLTLAIMVVGLTHYYGVKMRGTKGYFKEFVQPVGFLLPLKIVEEFSNTLTLGLRLYGNIYAGEVLLNLLVNGLAKANYIGTVAAFPLTMVWQGFSIFIGSIQAFIFTLLTMVYMAHKVSQDH; this comes from the coding sequence TTGCATCATGAAGCACCGATTCATGAACACTTTGGATTATATTTTAACTATTCCAATGTTTTAATGATTGTTGTATCAAGTTTAATTGTTTTTTTAATTGCGTTTTTTCTCACTCGGAATCTTCAAATGAAGCCGACCGGCAGACAAAATTTGATGGAGTGGATTATGGACTTTGTCCGTAATATTATTAAAAATAACATGGATTGGAAAGACGGAGGAAGGTTTCATGTTTTAGGAATCACTCTTCTAATGTATATCTTTATTTCCAATATGTTAGGTTTACCTTTTGCTATTACAGTCGACCATCAGCTTTGGTGGAAATCGCCAACTGCAGACCCTGGTGTAACGTTAACGCTGGCAATTATGGTAGTCGGTTTAACTCATTACTACGGTGTCAAAATGCGTGGTACAAAAGGGTACTTTAAAGAGTTTGTCCAACCAGTAGGATTTTTATTACCATTGAAAATAGTAGAGGAATTTTCAAACACACTCACACTGGGTCTTCGTTTATACGGAAACATTTATGCAGGTGAGGTACTACTAAACTTACTAGTAAATGGTTTAGCGAAAGCCAATTATATTGGAACAGTAGCGGCCTTCCCATTAACAATGGTATGGCAGGGATTCTCCATTTTTATCGGAAGTATCCAAGCATTTATTTTCACTTTATTAACAATGGTTTATATGGCTCATAAAGTAAGTCAAGACCATTAA
- the atpF gene encoding F0F1 ATP synthase subunit B, which yields MFTNGLVLGAVMNFAGGDVIVQLLSFLLLLWAIKKFAWGPLMKMMKDREEFVANEIDNAEKSRQEAAKLLEEQRALLKEARNDAQELIDKAKQQADAQRETIIDDARKDAERIKNSALVEIEQQKEKAVATIRDQVTSLSVLIASKVIEKELNEQDQEKLIHDYIQEVGEKR from the coding sequence GTGTTCACAAATGGATTAGTATTAGGTGCCGTAATGAATTTTGCGGGCGGTGATGTAATCGTTCAATTACTATCTTTCTTATTATTACTGTGGGCAATCAAAAAATTTGCATGGGGTCCTTTAATGAAAATGATGAAGGATCGTGAGGAATTTGTTGCAAATGAAATAGATAATGCAGAGAAAAGCAGACAAGAAGCTGCCAAACTATTAGAAGAACAAAGAGCATTATTAAAAGAAGCACGTAATGACGCACAAGAATTAATTGATAAAGCAAAACAACAAGCAGATGCTCAAAGAGAAACAATCATTGATGATGCAAGAAAAGATGCAGAGCGAATCAAAAATTCTGCTCTAGTAGAAATTGAACAGCAAAAAGAAAAAGCTGTTGCAACAATTCGCGATCAGGTCACTTCTCTTTCTGTTTTAATCGCTTCTAAAGTGATTGAAAAAGAATTAAATGAACAAGATCAAGAAAAGTTAATTCATGATTACATTCAAGAGGTAGGCGAGAAACGATGA